Part of the Apodemus sylvaticus chromosome 15, mApoSyl1.1, whole genome shotgun sequence genome is shown below.
ttgttcatagaaaaaaaagcaatttcaAATGATCAAAGAAATTGTTCCACATGTATGCATctacaaatacacatatgtagTGTCCAGAACAGGCAAATGCAGACAGAAGGAAGTAGTGGGTGCTTAGCAGTGAGggatgaggggagagagaggaagttaGAGGACTGATAGCTCTCCTTTGTGTGTGGAAAGAAAAATGTTGGGAAATGATATGGTGAGGTTTGCACACACTTGTGAATATACTAAAAGCTCCTGAAGAGAACATTTGGAATATCtgaactgcatggtatttatGGCATATAAGATGTTCAATAAAAGTATTTAAAGAGTCagtgagatgggtcagtgggtaaggGCATGTGTCACCAAGGCTAATTATATCAACTTGAGCCTTGGATCCATATAGTAGGAAGAACACCAGTTTTTTCAAGTTACCTTCTGGCCACAAGTGGGCTGTGGCACGCGCACATGAATttttaaagaacacacacacacacacacacacacacacacataagaatttttaaagaagacagaaattaaatggaaaaacTTATGAAATGGACCCCTGTAATAAAGGGCATTATTACAACAAGTTGAGAAGCTTAAGTGGCATCTGGAGATGAGATGTCACAGTACCATTCGTGTTCATTTCCTTGTCTTGATTGTTGGCTTTTGGTTGTGCATGAGAATGGCCTTATGGGAACTGGACACTGCTATTTGCACTAGTGAACACCAGGAATTATTTGTTCACGATGGGAAAACTCTGCAATAGACTCTCAAGCGCAAGGGAAGCCTAGGGGAGTGGAGACGACAGCTTCATTATAATTTATGAATGTTTCAAAACAAGTCTTGcaaatacaaatttaattttcaaataggAGAACACAGATGACATGCTGGGTCCTGAGCAACCAAAGGCATCAAGGAGTATGCTTCTCTGACAGCCACCAATGCACTTGCAGTGAGGATGTGGTGGTAAGATCCTTTATCCAATTGCAACTGAGCTCAAGTTTTTATAAGGTTTCCAGGTGGTGTCATTCATTGTGGAGTTTCTGCTCTGAACCATGAACACTGTGCCCTCTTTGGCAGCACGTATATCAAAAATTGTAATGATACAGGGATTAAAATGACCAAGGCTGACATGCAAATTTATGAAAcattctatatttaaaaataattgtctaGGAAGTAAAGGTCAACATAATACTGAGCAATGATGGAGGAAAACAGTTATTTCAAGAATGCATCTTTATTGATGGCCACATCTTGTTAGAATATGAGGTAGGTCAGCTcatcattctttcttttgttagtCTCAAAACCTCTAAGTTCCaaatcattttcatttgaaatattactGAAGACTTTTATGTGGAGGTAACAACCACCCCCTACATCCATCTGAAAGACATAAATgaagtgagaaagaaagaaagaaaaagaaagaaagaaagaaagaaagaaagaaagaaagaaagaaagaaagaaagaaagaaagaaagaaagaaagaaggaaagaaagaaagaagaaaaacagaaagattaTTCACATGCATCTCAACTGTATGACAGATCAACTTTCTTGTTGTGCCAACCTCTCCTGAAACAACACTTCTGACCCAAGGAAGCACCTATGAAATAAACTTCCTTCTACCCTTGTGTTACAAGAAAGAGCACCTAACATTTGGCAGAAAACATTTCTTAGATGTATTTTTAATACCTTTTATGAAAAGATTTTAGTCAATTTACTGCATAAATGTTTTGTCTGCAAGTATTGAGGTGCATCTCATACATGCATGCCCTCAGAAGAGGTATTAAacaccctagaactggagtttgagagagttgtgagctgccatgtaggtgcttcTGCACGAACAACCAGTGCTCCTACCCACTAATCCATTTCTCCATCTGGATTTAATTTACTTtacttttcattaaaatcttGGCACAGATTACATTCCAGAGTTACATTTTACTTTCATGATGCCTCGAACAGGGGCAGAGGGCAGCCTGTAGTTTTGGTGATTCTGTTTTCTGACTTCTAAGTTGGGAGAAAATTTGTCACATAGTTtgataagagaaaagaaattgagaTTAGCTTTAGAAAATATGGACTGTACGGTCCCCATATCTCTGCTGTGTTACAACCTACTTTGTGAATGTACACAAGGCTGCCTCCTTTGAAAGGAAAGTAACTAAGTACCATTAAGATATAACTCCCAATGCTGTTTGGGCATGAACCTGGGACTGAGATCATCTGGATAAGAATTGCCATTTTTTATGGGAACAATAAAGGCTTTATGCTCTATAGTAGATATTGTGTTCTGatatcccttccttccttaatcTTCAAATGCTACTAATGAAAGTTTACCATTACATATGTCACTCTGATGAACATCATACAAAAATTGTGTGTACATGATACACTTATGTGTGCTAGGTCTGAAGAAAGCTTTCTGTATTCACAAGGTAAAGCAAGGTAACTATCCTGTCATCCAATGGATTTGACAGCCTTCTACTTGCAAGTATCTTTATTAAAGACCAGTGGTAAAAATGAAGCTACAGGTGGGGAAAAAGGAAACAATCTCATCAGTGCAAAAATTACCTTAATGAAGTAATTTTTCCCATCACTGAGGACTTGAAGTTTATACACAACAGCTTCaaatttttcatatttctcaCTGGATTTCTCTTCAAGCTGTGGTCTGATCTAATGAGGAGAAAATGAGAGATGATGCTAGAGCTGTGTTGACTCAGGTTATCTGCTTCACAAAACTGGGAACCTCATCCTGCTGACAGTGCTCAGAGATGCTGATGAACCTGGGCTGACTGCTCAAACCTCTAACTAACCTCTAATCTCAGAACCtgaaaggctgaagcaggagaatggcATTCAAGAACAGTTTGAGCTaaatagaaagttccaggctagTTGGGGCTACCCATTGAGTCCTGCCTtaacaataaacacacacacacacacacacaaacacacaaaaggaaaacaaagcaaataaaatagtAATGATTTGCAATTGCAATTAAGGGCCCCAATAGGTATGGCTATATTTGATcagtaaagacaaaataaacaacacTTAGTGGAGATTTTCTCTAGGATCCTTCAGAACATTCCAGGAATACAATATAATAACTGCCTCTGGCCTGACACTGTGTGGAGATTCATCAGACCACAATCTTGGAGAAGTAGACTGAATTTCCTGACTTAAAAGGGGGCTCTCTGTAGTATCTGCAACATGGTGTTCTCTGGAGGGGGAATGATTGCTgtgactgagaaaatgcttcctaaAAAGACAGTttactgcctgcttctctgcttcCCAACCCTTTAGTGGGAGTTGTCCCCTGAGCCTGTCTTCATCAACACAGGACAGAAGAGTGACATCTGAAGCTGAGCCACCACCCTGTACCTGTTCACCTGACAGTAAAGGGGATGGCTGTAGTAAAGGGGATAGCTTCATTTTTACCACTGGTCTTTAATAAAGATACTTGCAAGTAGAAGGCTGTCAAATCCTTCTTGCTCTTAAATCTGTGATCATGAAAAAGTGCTTAAATAAGTTTTACTTTACAATATTCCCTAGATATCTTGATGGTCTCTACACAGTTGTATTTGACTTTAACAGTTTGTAGCCTGAGGCCTGAAACCTAAACAACACTGAGGAAATGTCCCTAAGTAATGGTTCTTGGCTATGCATCTTTCAAGGGGATTTGATCAGAAGCCCTGCCTTCCTCAGAGAAGGCAagtaaagatcttcaccaatcctacattagatagagggctaatatccaatatatataaagaactcaagaagttagactccagaaaaccgaacaaccctattaaaaaatggggtacagagttaaacaaagaattctcacctgaagaacttcggatggcggagaagcatcttaaaaaatgctcaacttcattagtcattagagaaatgcaaatcaaaacaaccctaagatttcatcttacaccagtcagaatggctaagattaaaaattcaggagacagcaagtgttggagagggtgtggagaaagaggaacactcctccactgctggtggggttgcaaattggtacaaccactctggaaatcaatctggcggttcctccgaaaactgggcacctcacttccagaagatcctgctataccactcctgggcatatacccagaagactccccaccatgtaataaggatacatgctctactatgttcatagcagccctatttataattgccagatgctggaaagaacccaggtatccctcaacagaagagtggatgcaaaaaaatgtggtatatctacacaatggagtactattcagccattagaaacaatgaattcatgaaattcttaggcaaatggatggagctagagaacatcatactaagtgaggtaacccagactcaaaaggtgaatcatggtatgcactcactaataagtggatattaacctagaaaactgaaatacccaaaacataatccacacatcaaatgaggtacaagaagaaaggaggagtggcccctggttctggaaagactcagtgaaacagtattcggcaaaaccagaacggggaagtgggaaggggtgggtgggaggacaggggaagagaagggggcttacgggactttcggggagtgggggggctagaaaaggggaaatcatttgaaatgtaaataaattatatcgaataaaaaaatattagaaaaaagaaaaaaaaacaagaaggcaAGTGTGCTTCATTCCCTCCCTCTGATTCCTTCAAAGCTCCTCAGTGTGCTAAAGATGGGCTATGAGAAAAGACAAGTTAGTTTCttatctgggtgactcttaagCATTTTGAGTCTTGGTTTCATCCTCTAAACATAGAATGCAATGCATCCTTGCCTGCCTGGGGGCTTTGAAGATCAACTGGGGGGTGGGACAGAAATCAAGTGACCTTGTTGATATCTATGTCTCCTGCTTTTCTGAAGATgcaagaaaacatttctaaataaatattacCATTGAAGATGTGGCTGACAGATGCTTTCATTATCAAGATAAGCCCTTTCAGTAGCTTCCTAACTTAAAATTTCTATGATCaaattatgttttatgtatgtatgagatCCTCAAAA
Proteins encoded:
- the LOC127665649 gene encoding stefin-2-like, with translation MEEYTIIINRRLSEARPATAEIQEIADKIRPQLEEKSSEKYEKFEAVVYKLQVLSDGKNYFIKMDVGGGCYLHIKVFSNISNENDLELRGFETNKRKNDELTYLIF